In Marinicella rhabdoformis, one genomic interval encodes:
- the prfB gene encoding peptide chain release factor 2 (programmed frameshift) has protein sequence MEIAQQVAQLDDFSQRTEALWRYLDYENKKERLEEVNIELEDPDVWNDQEKAQALSKERASLDHIVSTIDALKSGIEDTREFLAMADEEEDKESFDTVLSELADLQEKIEQLEFQKMFSGEMDPNNAFVDIQAGSGGTEAQDWAEMLLRMYLRWTESRGWKPELIEVSAGDVAGIKSATFKVTGDYAFGWLRTEIGVHRLVRKSPFDSSNKRHTSFSSVFVSPEIDDNFEIDINPADLRVDVYRSSGAGGQHVNKTESAVRITHVPTNTVVQCQNGRSQHQNKATAMQQLKAKLYELEMQKRNAESQSLEETKSDIGWGSQIRSYVLDQSRIKDLRTGVENTNTQSVLDGNLDKFIEASLKQGL, from the exons ATGGAAATTGCACAACAAGTTGCTCAATTAGATGACTTCTCCCAGCGCACCGAAGCGCTGTGGAGGTATCTT GACTATGAAAACAAGAAAGAGCGTTTAGAAGAAGTCAATATTGAACTAGAAGATCCTGATGTATGGAATGATCAGGAGAAAGCCCAGGCATTAAGTAAAGAGCGGGCCAGTTTAGATCATATAGTCAGCACCATAGATGCATTAAAATCTGGCATCGAAGATACCCGTGAATTTTTGGCCATGGCCGATGAAGAAGAAGACAAAGAGAGCTTCGATACGGTGTTGTCAGAATTGGCCGATTTACAAGAAAAAATTGAACAACTTGAATTTCAGAAAATGTTCTCTGGTGAGATGGACCCCAATAATGCTTTCGTAGATATTCAAGCGGGTTCAGGTGGCACGGAAGCTCAAGATTGGGCAGAAATGTTATTGCGTATGTATCTGCGTTGGACAGAGTCCAGAGGCTGGAAACCAGAGTTGATTGAGGTTTCAGCCGGTGATGTGGCTGGTATTAAATCGGCAACATTCAAAGTGACTGGTGATTATGCATTTGGCTGGTTAAGAACTGAAATTGGTGTCCACCGTTTGGTTCGTAAATCACCATTCGATTCAAGTAACAAACGCCACACCAGTTTTTCCTCGGTATTTGTTTCCCCAGAAATTGATGATAATTTTGAAATTGACATCAATCCTGCTGATTTGCGTGTTGATGTGTACCGTTCATCGGGTGCAGGTGGTCAGCATGTGAACAAAACAGAGTCGGCAGTACGAATCACACATGTGCCAACCAATACGGTTGTTCAGTGTCAGAACGGGCGTTCTCAACATCAAAATAAAGCCACAGCCATGCAACAGTTGAAAGCCAAGCTGTATGAGTTGGAAATGCAAAAACGCAATGCAGAGTCTCAGTCTTTAGAAGAAACTAAGTCAGACATTGGTTGGGGCAGTCAGATCCGTTCATACGTTTTGGACCAATCTCGAATCAAAGATTTACGCACTGGTGTTGAAAACACCAACACACAGTCAGTGCTCGATGGTAATTTAGATAAATTCATTGAAGCCAGTTTAAAACAGGGTTTGTAA
- a CDS encoding glycosyltransferase, with amino-acid sequence MNILHLGKYYPPYHGGMEHYLQDLAEAQVEQGHQVTVMVHNHEFGKLLSQTKTEHVNGVKVIRLKSTRPICFTPLMIGLGRTLNQLLKENKFDILHLHWPNPSLALLLFNKASKNLPWVLRWHSDMVTESSSKLLKFIYALIKPIEQAIIKRSQLILCSSPVYIEQAPALLKNREKCHVLPLGIKPMLKSNDQLPTEWAEQQWPKNKLRLFNLGRLTFYKNQKLLIEASIHHQSQHTLIAGSGQLKAQLEKQIKKNKLQENIKLLGNLSWPKVNALYQSCDVFCLTSNDRAESFGVVLLEAMWHNKIILVADTLGSGMSWLAQQYNKGFIFKSNDAHDFIKKLNHIEENLGSIQALPENFQWPINQTASDLNHLYKKIKKETP; translated from the coding sequence ATGAACATCCTGCATCTTGGTAAGTATTACCCGCCCTATCATGGCGGTATGGAACACTACTTACAAGACCTGGCCGAAGCACAAGTTGAACAAGGTCATCAAGTCACAGTGATGGTACACAACCACGAATTTGGCAAACTACTTTCTCAAACAAAAACTGAACATGTCAACGGCGTAAAAGTCATTCGATTGAAATCAACCAGACCCATCTGCTTTACTCCCCTGATGATTGGCCTGGGCAGAACACTCAATCAACTACTTAAAGAAAACAAATTCGATATACTTCACCTACATTGGCCCAATCCATCATTGGCTCTGTTGCTATTCAATAAAGCATCAAAAAATCTGCCTTGGGTCTTACGCTGGCATTCAGATATGGTGACTGAGTCATCATCTAAATTGCTCAAATTTATTTATGCACTGATCAAACCGATTGAACAAGCAATAATCAAAAGGAGCCAATTGATTTTATGCAGCAGCCCTGTATACATTGAACAAGCTCCTGCATTACTAAAAAACAGAGAGAAATGTCACGTGTTGCCTTTGGGTATTAAACCGATGCTCAAATCAAATGATCAATTACCCACAGAATGGGCAGAGCAACAATGGCCAAAAAATAAACTGAGGTTGTTTAACTTAGGTCGATTAACGTTTTATAAAAACCAAAAGCTTTTGATAGAAGCCAGCATACATCATCAGTCCCAACACACTTTAATTGCCGGTAGTGGCCAACTCAAAGCCCAACTGGAAAAACAAATCAAAAAAAATAAGCTACAAGAAAACATCAAGCTATTGGGCAACTTGAGCTGGCCAAAAGTCAATGCCTTGTATCAAAGTTGTGATGTTTTTTGTTTGACCTCAAATGACCGAGCGGAATCATTTGGCGTGGTGTTACTCGAAGCCATGTGGCACAACAAAATCATATTGGTAGCAGATACCTTGGGGTCTGGCATGTCTTGGCTGGCCCAGCAATATAACAAAGGCTTCATTTTCAAATCTAATGACGCCCATGATTTCATTAAAAAATTAAATCACATTGAAGAAAATTTAGGGTCAATTCAGGCATTGCCTGAAAATTTTCAATGGCCAATTAACCAAACGGCTTCAGACCTCAACCACTTGTACAAAAAAATAAAAAAGGAGACACCATGA
- a CDS encoding dipeptidyl-peptidase 3 family protein: protein MKRKTLFIACAMFSTSLLTACSDEKVITAEPSNESAQTQIATETTPVNHKTKQGTEVKAVTGNKTLINKYATFELSSDLSHLSDNQKAMIPLFIKASQIMDKLFWLQAYGEQDPFLKSLGDEELRRIADINYGPWDRLDGDKPFIDGVEEKSLGANFYPKDMDKAEFEAQATDELKDLYTNVVRGEEGQLMAVPFHQAYASDLKKASDFLQQAASLAEDEGFKKYLTLRAEALVTDQFKASDLAWMDMKSNKIDLVIGPIESYEDQLFGYKAAYEAYVLIKDLSWSEKLAKFAAFLPQLQKELPVPDAYKTETPGTDSDLNAYDAVYYAGHSNAGSKTIAINLPNDESVQLEKGTRRLQLKNVMQAKFEKILVPIAEELVAPEQRKHITFNAFFANTMFHEVAHGLGIKNTINGKGTVRTSLKEYASSIEEGKADILGLYMVEKLYKMGELDDSEMMDYYTTFMAGIFRSIRFGSSSAHGVANLLRFNYFADNGAFNFDEVTGHYSVNAEKMSAAIASLSEKILTHQGNGDYEGIAAWMKNKGQITPQLKRSLDAINQAGIPVDIVFKQGRHILGL, encoded by the coding sequence ATGAAAAGAAAAACATTGTTCATTGCCTGCGCCATGTTCAGCACCAGTTTGCTAACTGCTTGCAGTGATGAAAAAGTGATCACTGCCGAGCCTTCAAATGAATCGGCTCAAACTCAGATAGCAACTGAAACAACTCCAGTAAATCATAAAACAAAACAAGGCACCGAAGTCAAAGCAGTAACTGGCAACAAAACTTTAATCAACAAGTATGCCACGTTTGAGTTAAGCAGTGACTTATCCCATTTATCAGACAATCAAAAAGCCATGATTCCTTTGTTTATCAAAGCTTCACAAATCATGGATAAGCTATTCTGGTTACAAGCTTATGGTGAGCAAGATCCGTTTCTGAAATCTCTTGGAGATGAAGAGTTGCGCCGCATTGCAGACATCAACTATGGCCCATGGGATCGTTTGGATGGTGACAAACCTTTCATCGATGGCGTAGAAGAGAAGTCTTTGGGCGCTAACTTCTATCCAAAAGACATGGACAAAGCTGAATTCGAAGCACAAGCCACTGATGAATTAAAAGACCTGTATACCAATGTAGTCAGGGGTGAAGAAGGTCAATTAATGGCTGTACCTTTCCACCAAGCCTATGCCAGTGATTTGAAAAAAGCTTCAGACTTTCTGCAACAAGCGGCCAGTTTAGCTGAAGACGAAGGGTTTAAAAAATATTTAACACTCCGAGCCGAAGCTTTGGTCACAGATCAATTCAAAGCCTCTGATTTGGCCTGGATGGACATGAAGTCGAATAAAATTGATTTAGTCATTGGCCCTATAGAAAGTTATGAAGACCAATTGTTTGGCTACAAAGCTGCCTATGAAGCCTATGTGTTAATCAAAGACCTTTCTTGGAGTGAAAAGCTGGCAAAATTTGCGGCCTTTTTGCCTCAACTACAAAAAGAACTGCCAGTACCTGACGCCTATAAAACAGAAACACCAGGAACTGATTCAGACTTAAATGCTTATGATGCCGTATATTATGCCGGCCACTCTAATGCAGGCAGTAAAACAATAGCCATCAACTTACCAAATGATGAATCCGTGCAATTAGAAAAGGGCACTCGTCGCCTACAACTTAAAAATGTCATGCAAGCCAAATTTGAGAAAATCTTGGTACCCATTGCAGAAGAGTTAGTGGCTCCAGAACAAAGAAAGCACATCACATTCAATGCATTTTTTGCCAACACCATGTTTCATGAAGTGGCACATGGCTTAGGCATCAAAAACACCATCAATGGCAAAGGCACTGTACGAACGTCATTGAAAGAATATGCCTCATCTATTGAAGAAGGAAAAGCTGATATTCTTGGTCTATATATGGTTGAAAAACTCTATAAGATGGGTGAATTAGATGACAGCGAAATGATGGATTATTACACCACTTTCATGGCTGGAATTTTTCGCTCTATACGTTTTGGATCGAGCTCAGCTCACGGCGTTGCAAATTTATTGAGGTTCAATTATTTTGCGGATAACGGCGCCTTTAACTTTGATGAGGTAACTGGACATTACTCGGTAAACGCTGAAAAGATGTCTGCTGCCATTGCTTCTTTGTCAGAAAAGATACTGACGCATCAGGGTAATGGTGATTATGAAGGCATCGCTGCATGGATGAAGAACAAAGGTCAAATCACACCTCAATTGAAGCGCTCTTTAGATGCCATCAACCAAGCAGGTATTCCAGTAGATATTGTCTTTAAACAAGGCCGACACATCCTTGGTTTATAA
- a CDS encoding PilZ domain-containing protein: protein MNEEGVRFARKKIIASCLVLHRGHSLIAEVKNISASGILLKKISEDHIETLNKGDSCILEIVVNQSFNFDVTAQVIRSDEKELALHFTVIEDAKQQALWQLLGDQVHEVEPYQG, encoded by the coding sequence ATGAATGAAGAAGGTGTTAGGTTTGCCAGAAAAAAGATAATAGCTTCGTGCTTGGTTTTGCATCGCGGTCATTCATTGATTGCAGAGGTAAAAAACATTTCAGCTTCGGGAATTCTACTCAAAAAAATCAGTGAAGATCACATTGAAACTTTAAATAAAGGTGACAGCTGTATCTTAGAAATTGTGGTTAATCAATCATTCAATTTTGATGTCACGGCACAGGTGATTCGCTCGGATGAAAAAGAATTGGCACTTCACTTTACAGTGATTGAAGACGCTAAACAACAAGCCTTGTGGCAACTGTTAGGCGATCAAGTGCATGAAGTAGAACCTTACCAAGGCTAA
- the ppnN gene encoding nucleotide 5'-monophosphate nucleosidase PpnN, with protein MNQEVKTIDRCIIAARGGMTLLSQEEVNKMMAVGQGGVYELFRKCCLAVLNCDAKDDDAMAVLSRYPNFDVNLVPRERGIHLEFINAPAQAFVDGKMISGIRDSIFSVLRDIVYQHTEHGSDELLDSFEITNYVFQLMRRSEVHRYGIDPNLVVCWGGHSINRVEYQYTKDVGYQLGLRGADICTGCGTGAMKGPMKGASVGHSKQRIKEGRFIGLTEPGIIAAEAPNPIVNKLIIMPDIEKRLEAFVRLGHGIIVFPGGVGTAEEILYLIGILSNEQNKGKPFPFIMTGPKESADYFHQIDQFIRFALGEEVAGLYEIIIDDAEQVAQKMMTGIDEVKEYRSKNEVSYFYNWGLEIDPALQFPFVPTHENMAALNLHLDRPIGELAASLRQVFSGIVAGNVKEFGVQQIKEKGVYQINGNRELMHKLDDLLQAFIEQKRMKLPGSEYTPVFEVVK; from the coding sequence ATGAATCAAGAGGTTAAAACCATAGATCGCTGTATTATTGCAGCACGTGGCGGTATGACATTGTTGTCACAAGAAGAAGTCAATAAAATGATGGCAGTTGGACAAGGCGGTGTTTATGAACTGTTCAGGAAATGTTGTTTAGCGGTTTTAAACTGTGATGCCAAAGATGATGATGCCATGGCAGTGTTGTCAAGGTATCCAAATTTTGATGTGAACTTGGTGCCAAGAGAAAGGGGGATCCATTTAGAGTTTATCAATGCGCCAGCACAAGCTTTTGTCGACGGAAAAATGATTTCAGGTATCAGGGACTCAATTTTTTCTGTACTAAGAGACATTGTTTACCAGCACACAGAGCATGGTTCTGATGAATTGCTGGATTCATTTGAGATCACTAATTATGTGTTTCAATTGATGCGTCGGTCTGAAGTTCATCGATATGGAATTGATCCTAACTTGGTTGTTTGTTGGGGTGGGCATTCTATTAATCGAGTTGAATACCAATACACCAAAGATGTGGGCTATCAATTAGGTTTACGTGGTGCAGATATTTGTACAGGTTGTGGCACTGGTGCCATGAAAGGACCAATGAAAGGAGCATCTGTAGGGCATTCTAAGCAGCGTATTAAGGAAGGGCGTTTTATTGGCTTAACTGAACCTGGTATTATTGCTGCAGAAGCTCCCAACCCAATTGTGAACAAACTGATTATCATGCCTGACATTGAAAAACGATTGGAAGCCTTTGTTCGATTAGGGCATGGCATTATTGTTTTCCCGGGTGGTGTTGGAACAGCAGAAGAAATTTTGTATTTGATTGGTATTTTGTCTAATGAACAAAACAAGGGAAAACCTTTTCCTTTTATCATGACAGGACCTAAAGAATCAGCAGATTATTTTCATCAAATTGATCAATTTATACGCTTTGCACTGGGTGAAGAAGTGGCTGGTTTATATGAAATTATTATTGATGATGCAGAACAAGTTGCGCAAAAAATGATGACAGGTATTGATGAAGTGAAGGAATATCGTTCCAAAAATGAAGTCAGTTATTTCTATAACTGGGGACTAGAAATAGATCCGGCATTACAATTTCCTTTTGTTCCTACTCATGAAAACATGGCGGCTTTGAACTTGCATTTGGATAGGCCCATTGGTGAGTTGGCAGCTTCTTTGAGACAAGTTTTTTCCGGTATTGTTGCCGGTAATGTTAAAGAGTTTGGTGTACAGCAAATCAAGGAAAAAGGCGTTTACCAAATCAACGGTAATCGTGAGCTGATGCATAAGTTAGATGACTTGTTACAAGCATTTATTGAGCAAAAACGCATGAAGTTACCCGGAAGTGAATATACACCTGTTTTTGAGGTAGTTAAATAA
- a CDS encoding LysE family translocator — protein MTLYFSFFITSVLLALTPGPDVLLVVATAGRQGFLSAFKLTLGFATGCLVHTLLLALGVTALILATPWAVKLVTTLGAGYLFYLAWQTWLHRSDDMLKPQRVVEASYWRGVIMNVTNPKVLLFFFALFPQFAQLDEPGAGLRLLWLGVIFSLVTVLVFGSLAWLTDKSLSHFFEKARFKWWMDRVSVLIFLGLALFLLSTLWS, from the coding sequence TTGACCTTATATTTTTCTTTTTTTATCACCTCGGTGTTATTGGCCTTAACACCGGGGCCTGATGTATTGTTGGTTGTTGCGACGGCCGGCCGACAAGGTTTCCTGTCTGCATTTAAATTAACTTTAGGTTTTGCTACGGGTTGTTTGGTTCATACTTTGTTATTAGCCTTGGGTGTGACGGCTTTAATTTTAGCCACACCCTGGGCAGTAAAACTGGTGACGACTCTTGGCGCTGGATACTTATTCTATTTGGCGTGGCAGACCTGGTTACATCGTTCGGATGACATGCTAAAGCCGCAACGTGTTGTAGAAGCCAGCTATTGGCGTGGTGTCATCATGAATGTGACGAACCCTAAAGTGCTGCTGTTCTTTTTTGCCTTGTTTCCTCAATTTGCACAATTAGATGAGCCTGGTGCCGGTTTGCGTTTGTTGTGGTTGGGCGTGATTTTTTCACTCGTCACAGTGTTGGTCTTTGGATCTTTGGCATGGTTGACAGATAAAAGTTTGTCTCATTTTTTTGAGAAAGCTCGGTTCAAATGGTGGATGGATAGGGTGTCAGTTTTGATATTCCTTGGGTTGGCACTGTTCTTGCTTTCAACACTTTGGTCTTAA
- a CDS encoding FHA domain-containing protein, producing the protein MMHLQRKDNNETIKFPLKEQVIVGNDFDCDIQINHPDLHGKHFMVKNKDYGCVLEVFEGTVFLDQKQVMKQCMIEPGETIGVGDLCLTLIDDEFIPKDSAINHTQIDIKKNTKHSAVFGLRSFDRLNAGHFIINDFHHADGWHVIRQDNDLHFIDSKHKTRLNGLKVAQAKLSNGDVITSSNYKYKVELPGTSGYSKFSPSHPKNVMLSEQVSKQKTNKPATQNKQFIKNNLWWITLLVGLLLLIILIINNKQ; encoded by the coding sequence ATGATGCATTTACAACGCAAAGACAACAACGAAACAATAAAATTCCCACTTAAAGAGCAGGTCATAGTGGGCAATGACTTTGATTGTGACATTCAAATCAATCACCCTGATTTGCATGGCAAGCACTTTATGGTTAAAAATAAAGACTATGGTTGTGTTCTGGAAGTCTTTGAGGGGACGGTCTTTTTAGATCAGAAGCAAGTCATGAAACAATGTATGATTGAACCAGGTGAGACCATTGGCGTTGGAGATTTGTGCTTGACATTAATTGATGATGAATTTATCCCCAAAGATTCTGCCATCAACCACACCCAAATTGATATTAAGAAAAACACCAAGCACAGTGCGGTTTTTGGACTCCGAAGTTTCGATCGTTTAAATGCAGGTCATTTCATTATCAATGACTTTCATCATGCAGATGGTTGGCATGTCATCCGTCAAGACAATGACTTACACTTTATTGACAGCAAACACAAAACCAGACTCAATGGGCTGAAGGTCGCACAAGCAAAACTCAGCAACGGAGATGTCATCACAAGTTCAAACTACAAATACAAAGTAGAGTTACCAGGCACTTCAGGGTATTCAAAATTCAGTCCGTCTCACCCTAAAAATGTCATGTTAAGTGAACAGGTAAGCAAGCAAAAAACTAACAAACCTGCCACACAAAACAAGCAATTCATCAAAAACAACTTATGGTGGATAACACTTTTGGTCGGTTTGTTGCTACTCATCATTTTAATCATAAACAATAAGCAATAA
- the dksA gene encoding RNA polymerase-binding protein DksA: MSERSINDLPEGYVAQLELADGYLPTDKDEYMCDEHIEYFRRRIEQWKEELLKESNETIENLRSEARDVSDEAERASRETENTFELRTRDRYRKLLKKVNKALRRIESGDYGYCEETDEEIGLPRLIARPIATMCIDAQERWELKQKITREG, from the coding sequence ATGTCAGAAAGAAGCATTAATGATTTGCCAGAAGGATATGTTGCCCAATTGGAATTGGCTGACGGCTACTTACCTACTGATAAAGACGAATACATGTGTGATGAGCACATTGAATACTTTAGAAGGCGCATTGAGCAATGGAAAGAAGAATTGCTTAAAGAGTCAAATGAAACCATCGAAAACCTAAGATCTGAAGCAAGAGATGTCAGTGATGAGGCAGAGCGTGCTTCTCGTGAAACTGAGAACACGTTTGAATTACGCACACGCGACCGTTATCGAAAGCTGTTAAAGAAAGTCAATAAAGCATTGCGTCGCATAGAATCTGGTGATTATGGTTACTGCGAAGAAACTGATGAAGAGATTGGTTTGCCGCGTTTGATTGCTCGACCCATTGCTACCATGTGTATTGATGCCCAAGAGCGTTGGGAATTGAAACAAAAAATTACCAGAGAAGGTTAA
- a CDS encoding DUF3301 domain-containing protein produces the protein MTEIPILFFFVALAYFWYNQMQALDHVRATGKHITKQKQWVFLDDSIVQKKLTIKPKAGKLCFYREFEFEFSDTSAKRYHGTITHHGQKTTEIQYFIADSIESIKLNH, from the coding sequence ATGACAGAGATCCCAATACTTTTTTTCTTCGTTGCTTTGGCTTATTTTTGGTACAACCAAATGCAAGCCTTAGACCACGTTAGAGCAACAGGTAAACACATCACCAAACAAAAACAATGGGTATTTCTTGACGACTCAATAGTGCAAAAAAAACTGACCATAAAACCCAAGGCAGGCAAGCTTTGTTTTTACAGGGAATTTGAATTTGAATTCTCAGACACTTCAGCCAAAAGGTATCATGGCACCATCACACACCATGGTCAAAAAACCACAGAAATTCAATACTTCATTGCAGACTCAATAGAAAGTATCAAGCTGAATCATTAA
- the yidD gene encoding membrane protein insertion efficiency factor YidD, whose protein sequence is MIKAIFITLLRGYQILISPWLGNRCRFYPSCSEYMIEAIKRFGIFQGIKLGVKRLARCQPMCEGGIDPVPDIDPITKQPIKDTPDPKPKNPSD, encoded by the coding sequence ATGATTAAAGCGATTTTCATCACACTTTTACGTGGCTACCAAATACTCATCAGTCCATGGCTTGGAAACCGCTGTCGATTTTATCCATCATGTTCAGAATATATGATTGAAGCAATAAAGCGGTTTGGGATATTTCAAGGCATAAAATTAGGCGTAAAACGTCTGGCCAGGTGTCAACCCATGTGTGAAGGTGGCATTGACCCTGTTCCTGACATAGACCCCATTACAAAGCAACCCATTAAAGATACTCCTGACCCGAAACCCAAAAACCCTTCCGATTAA
- the lysS gene encoding lysine--tRNA ligase: MSEDNKLIAERRAKLTAIRENGIAFPNHFRRSHLALDLHNDYDAIDKEALDPQGIEVEVVGRMMSKRLFGKGGFANLRDVSGDIQLFIQLNQVGEEKFADFKTWDMGDIVAGKGVLFKTKTNELSVKVTELELITKSLRPLPEKFHGLSDQETRYRQRYVDLIMNQDSADVFKMRSRMVSHIRHFMEQRDFLEVETPMMHMIPGGATAKPFTTHHNALDLELFLRVAPELFLKRLTVGGFEKVFEINRNFRNEGVSTKHNPEFTMMEFYWAYADYNELMDLTEAMFRSLAENVKGETAFEYQGNQLDFAQPFRRQSMASLVAEYNEGLSENDCHNLSVMQSYCADNNISIDKKWKKGKLLAELFELTVEEHLIQPTFVTEYPIEISPLSRRNDENPEITDRFELFICGNEIANGFSELNDPEDQAERFKAQVAEFEAGDDEAMHFDADYIRALEYGMPPTAGEGIGIDRLVMLFTDSASIRDVLLFPYMKPE; this comes from the coding sequence ATGAGTGAAGATAACAAATTAATAGCTGAACGTCGCGCTAAGTTGACAGCCATCCGTGAAAACGGCATTGCGTTTCCAAATCATTTCAGGCGTTCACATTTGGCACTTGATTTACACAATGACTATGATGCCATAGACAAGGAAGCGCTCGATCCACAAGGGATAGAAGTTGAAGTTGTTGGTCGCATGATGAGCAAACGCTTGTTTGGTAAGGGTGGATTCGCTAATTTAAGAGATGTGTCGGGTGACATTCAGTTGTTTATACAATTGAATCAAGTAGGTGAAGAGAAATTTGCTGATTTTAAAACATGGGACATGGGTGACATTGTTGCGGGTAAGGGCGTGTTGTTCAAAACCAAAACCAATGAGTTGTCTGTCAAAGTCACAGAGCTGGAGTTAATCACCAAATCCCTGCGTCCTCTACCTGAAAAGTTCCATGGGCTTTCGGACCAGGAAACGCGATACCGCCAGCGATATGTGGATTTGATCATGAATCAAGATTCTGCAGATGTTTTTAAAATGCGTTCTCGTATGGTGTCTCATATTCGTCACTTCATGGAACAGCGTGACTTTTTAGAAGTTGAAACCCCGATGATGCACATGATACCAGGTGGTGCAACAGCCAAACCTTTTACGACACATCACAATGCTTTGGATTTGGAGTTGTTCTTACGTGTGGCCCCTGAACTGTTTTTGAAAAGATTGACAGTGGGTGGTTTTGAAAAGGTGTTCGAAATCAATAGGAATTTCCGTAACGAAGGTGTTTCTACTAAGCACAATCCTGAGTTCACCATGATGGAATTTTATTGGGCTTATGCGGACTATAACGAATTGATGGACCTGACTGAAGCCATGTTTCGCTCTTTGGCAGAAAATGTTAAAGGTGAAACAGCATTCGAATACCAGGGGAATCAACTAGACTTTGCTCAACCATTTCGCCGACAAAGCATGGCTTCATTGGTGGCAGAATACAATGAAGGCTTGTCTGAAAATGATTGTCACAATTTGTCAGTTATGCAAAGTTACTGTGCTGATAACAATATTTCTATTGATAAAAAGTGGAAAAAAGGCAAACTTTTGGCTGAATTATTCGAGTTGACAGTAGAAGAACACCTGATTCAACCCACATTTGTGACAGAATATCCGATAGAAATTTCGCCACTGTCCAGACGCAATGATGAAAACCCTGAGATTACAGATCGTTTTGAGTTGTTTATTTGTGGTAATGAAATCGCCAATGGATTCTCTGAGTTGAACGACCCTGAGGATCAAGCTGAGCGGTTTAAGGCACAGGTGGCAGAGTTTGAAGCAGGTGATGATGAGGCCATGCATTTTGATGCGGATTATATCCGAGCATTAGAGTATGGTATGCCACCAACTGCTGGAGAGGGTATTGGAATTGATCGGTTGGTGATGTTGTTTACTGACTCTGCTTCAATTCGAGATGTCCTTTTATTTCCCTATATGAAACCAGAGTAA